ACATATTCCTGAACCCGAGATACCTGGTCTTGACAGTAAGATTGATGGGCCTCATCGTAGAATCCCAATTCCTGGAAGGTGAGCTCATCGATTTCATTGATCAGCAGCCCCATGACATCGTCGCAGTCTGCCATGGCCAGAATATCCTGTATTCTCCGAGCCTGTTGTTGAGATAATTTTGGTAGTCGTGCTAGGTGATAATACTCGGTCAGAACCTTTCTGTGTTCTTCGGAAGAACCATCTAACGAGGCTCTGAATTGTAGGGATTCCTCTGATGATTGCATAAAAACTGCACCAACCTTCTTTAGCTAATGTTCTTTGAACAGTGACTCCTTGAAGTAGTCAGCCATCATGAGTTATCGACGGATAGCATCCGTTTTCTCAGCCTGTCTAGGGCTCGTTCACCCTGCTTTCTGAGCTTGGCCACTAACGCAGATGTATAGTTTGCTTCCAATCCCTCCTCCACCATAAAATAACCAATTTCCTTCCAGGAGTGACCTTTGACGATCCTAAGCATGAGAACTTGCTGGTCTCGTTCCGCCAGGGCATGAAAGGAGCTCCATAGGGAGCTGACCGTCTCTTGACTGATGCCCTCGCCATAGGAACTCTCTGGTGAGGAAACGACATCAGACCCCGAGCGGAATAGCTTTTGATTGATATTGTGATTGCGCTGCCGTTGTCGACGTTTTTCTAGGAGAATGTACTGAGATACTTGGGCCAAATAGCCAGGGAAGTTACTGATGACTTCCCCTGCCATTACCCGTTCGCGGGTACGCAGGTAGGCTTCAATCAGAACTTCGCTTTCTTGCCATTCACCCTGGAGTCCCATTTGTGCCAATGAGCGGCGGATGAAAAATATCAGCTTTTTTGAAGTTGATCCCTCCTCCAGCGACAATGCGCCTCTAATTACCTGATTCAGTAATTCAAGCTGCTTATGTGGCTGATCCATAGGATTTATGTCCTCCTGCCCTAATGTGTCATAGACCCCTCACGATGTGACAGGTCTCCATCAAGACAGAGAACATCGATCCCCATGGCTGGCCATTCCCTCGAAATCAGGGGCTCCCTTGAGGTGCTACCACTGGTGCCCGCCCCCCTAGAAAATGTGACGCGCGACTTAATGGTTCTTAAAAAAGCCTGGCCCGTCGGCAGGCTTTTTGCGGTGTATTGTGATCAAGTCCAGATCTGGCGGTTAACT
This portion of the Halomicronema hongdechloris C2206 genome encodes:
- a CDS encoding RNA polymerase sigma factor: MDQPHKQLELLNQVIRGALSLEEGSTSKKLIFFIRRSLAQMGLQGEWQESEVLIEAYLRTRERVMAGEVISNFPGYLAQVSQYILLEKRRQRQRNHNINQKLFRSGSDVVSSPESSYGEGISQETVSSLWSSFHALAERDQQVLMLRIVKGHSWKEIGYFMVEEGLEANYTSALVAKLRKQGERALDRLRKRMLSVDNS